In Terriglobales bacterium, the DNA window CACGAACTCGACCATGGAGTGGATGGTGGACTGCGGGTGCACCATCACGCTCACCTTGCCGGGCGGCAGGTCGAAGAGCCGGCAGGCTTCGATGACCTCGAAGCCCTTGTTCATCAGCGTGGCCGAGTCGATGGTGATGCGCTTTCCCATCTTCCATGTGGGATGGTTGAGCGCCTGCTCTACGGTGATGGAGTCGAAGTCCTTCGCGGGAGTGTTGAGGAAGGGCCCGCCCGAGGCGGTCAGCCAGATGCGCTCGACTTCCTTGGCCTCTCCGCCGCGCAGACACTGATGCAGCGCGTTGTGCTCGCTGTCGATGGGCAGCAGCGGCTTGCCCTGCTTCTTCGCTTCCGCCGTGATCAGTTCGCCCGCCGCGACCAGGCATTCCTTGTTGGCCAGGCCGACCGTCTTGCCCGCTTTGACGGCTTGGTAAGTCGCTTCCAAACCCGCCACGCCGACGATGGCGCTGACCACGAAGTCGGCTTCCGGATGAGTGGCCACGCGGACGGAGCCGGCGGCCCCGCTCATCACTTCAATGTCGGCGAGCCCGGCGGTCTTCAGCTTGCCTCGGAGCTTGTCGGCGTCGGCCTCGGCGGCCATCGAAACCACGCGCGGCCGCCAGCGCTGGGCCTGCTCGAAGGCTGCGTCCACATTGCCGCCCGCGGCGAGGGTAGCCACGGAGAAGCGCTCAGGATTCGACTCCACCACGCTGAGCGTGCTGCGTCCGATGGA includes these proteins:
- the dxr gene encoding 1-deoxy-D-xylulose-5-phosphate reductoisomerase, whose amino-acid sequence is MKRLAILGSTGSIGRSTLSVVESNPERFSVATLAAGGNVDAAFEQAQRWRPRVVSMAAEADADKLRGKLKTAGLADIEVMSGAAGSVRVATHPEADFVVSAIVGVAGLEATYQAVKAGKTVGLANKECLVAAGELITAEAKKQGKPLLPIDSEHNALHQCLRGGEAKEVERIWLTASGGPFLNTPAKDFDSITVEQALNHPTWKMGKRITIDSATLMNKGFEVIEACRLFDLPPGKVSVMVHPQSTIHSMVEFV